In Hoplias malabaricus isolate fHopMal1 chromosome 6, fHopMal1.hap1, whole genome shotgun sequence, a single window of DNA contains:
- the polr1f gene encoding DNA-directed RNA polymerase I subunit RPA43 isoform X2 yields the protein MANFQQPGASGDSPGILPSFAEACALVQSPYSCLVLDTRRRHILLSPFYLNKKRTGIQQELNTELLKYSNSVEGVPLAYDDIKVLGHRGDIFDDQGFIHLDIEASFVIFKPKIGQKLVGVINKISVGHVGCLVHGCFNACVVKPASLTPEQWRDSGLMVGSPLEFEVFQLDADVAGVLLIRGRLGKARVKELVASFSNSENLETEPATEPDATTTEELTEGSGASKPKKKKKKRDKEVDREEVEDLNGNRAVKEESIAVEIDSNNSKEKKKKKKDKTQEAIEELPLSTDLLNSDSSGYISDKINRKRKAKDSEGLQDNSDTPVSKKKKKTK from the exons ATGGCGAACTTTCAGCAACCCGGAGCTAGCGGCGATTCTCCCGGGATATTACCGTCGTTCGCGGAGGCTTGCGCGCTCGTGCAGTCACCGTACTCGTGTCTCGTGTTGGACACGCGCCGCCGACACATTCTGCTGTCGCCATTTTACCTCAACAAGAAGAGAACAGGCATTCAGCAAGAGCTCAACACAGAGCTGCTCAAATACTCCAACAG TGTGGAAGGTGTGCCCCTGGCATACGACGACATTAAAGTTTTAGGACACCGCGGCGACATATTTGACGACCAGGGCTTCATCCACCTGGACATCGAGGCCTCTTTTGTGATCTTCAAACCAAAGATAGGACAAAAACTTGTG ggtgTCATAAACAAGATATCCGTTGGTCATGTGGGTTGCCTGGTGCATGGTTGCTTTAACGCCTGTGTGGTGAAGCCAGCTTCACTGACCCCTGAGCAGTGGAGGGACAGCGGCCTGATGGTGGGAAGTCCCCTGGAGTTTGAAGTGTTCCAGCTGGATGCTGATGTGGCAGGCGTCCTTCTCATCAGAGGAAGACTGGGAAAAGCCAG GGTTAAAGAACTGGTTGCATCATTTAGCAACAGTGAAAATTTGGAAACAGAACCAGCCACTGAACCGGACGCCACCACCACAGAAGAACTGACAGAAGGCTCCGGAGCGTCAAAAcccaagaagaaaaagaagaaaagggacAAAGAGGTGGACAGAGAGGAGGTGGAAGACCTGAACGGCAACCGGGCAGTCAAGGAGGAGAGTATCGCAGTGGAGATAGACTCTAATAATTctaaagaaaagaagaagaagaaaaaggacaAAACCCAGGAGGCCATTGAGGAGCTTCCATTATCCACGGATCTGTTAAACAGTGACTCTAGCGGGTACATCAGCGATAAAATCAACAGGAAGAGGAAAGCAAAGGACAGCGAGGGTCTTCAGGACAACTCTGACACGCCTGTgtccaaaaagaaaaagaagaccaagtga
- the LOC136700538 gene encoding transmembrane protein 196 isoform X1, with product MCTSRKIIWSLLVLSALELGLGVSSIALGAVALSRAHGNHKTQQGDASPVWSGVCFLVCGLCGMLCAKKRTGLVMILFSACCICGLIGGILNLQFVRALVKRPDAVRSLHLATMSLACLGISSCTLSTWLTCRLASSEQQRMFLEREHSLHHSHEMAEKIALCLFQEVLDNSSNGIPQITYNGHSASP from the exons ATGTGCACCAGCCGCAAGATCATCTGGAGCCTGCTCGTGCTGTCGGCGCTCGAGCTGGGGCTCGGGGTGTCCAGCATCGCGCTCGGAGCCGTGGCGCTCAGCAGAGCGCACGGGAACCACAAGACCCAGCAGGGGGACGCGTCTCCGGTgtggagcggagtgtgt ttcctgGTGTGCGGCCTCTGTGGGATGCTGTGTGCAAAGAAAAGGACTGGCCTGGTT atgatACTATTTTCAGCCTGTTGTATCTGTGGTCTGATTGGAGGAATTCTGAACTTGCAGTTTGTCCGAGCGCTGGTCAAGCGCCCAGACGCGGTGAGGTCACTGCACCTCGCTACCATGTCTTTGGCGTGTTTGGGCATCAGCAGCTGCACACTGTCCACCTGGCTGACCTGCAGACTGGCCAGCAGCGAGCAGCAGCGCATGTTCCTTGAGCGCGAGCACTCTCTGCACCACTCTCACGAGATGGCCGAGAAG attgctctctgtctctttcaggAGGTTCTAGATAACTCCAGTAATGGCATCCCCCAGATCACTTATAATGGCCACAGTGCATCGCCCTGA
- the LOC136700538 gene encoding transmembrane protein 196 isoform X2, with the protein MCTSRKIIWSLLVLSALELGLGVSSIALGAVALSRAHGNHKTQQGDASPVWSGVCFLVCGLCGMLCAKKRTGLVMILFSACCICGLIGGILNLQFVRALVKRPDAVRSLHLATMSLACLGISSCTLSTWLTCRLASSEQQRMFLEREHSLHHSHEMAEKEVLDNSSNGIPQITYNGHSASP; encoded by the exons ATGTGCACCAGCCGCAAGATCATCTGGAGCCTGCTCGTGCTGTCGGCGCTCGAGCTGGGGCTCGGGGTGTCCAGCATCGCGCTCGGAGCCGTGGCGCTCAGCAGAGCGCACGGGAACCACAAGACCCAGCAGGGGGACGCGTCTCCGGTgtggagcggagtgtgt ttcctgGTGTGCGGCCTCTGTGGGATGCTGTGTGCAAAGAAAAGGACTGGCCTGGTT atgatACTATTTTCAGCCTGTTGTATCTGTGGTCTGATTGGAGGAATTCTGAACTTGCAGTTTGTCCGAGCGCTGGTCAAGCGCCCAGACGCGGTGAGGTCACTGCACCTCGCTACCATGTCTTTGGCGTGTTTGGGCATCAGCAGCTGCACACTGTCCACCTGGCTGACCTGCAGACTGGCCAGCAGCGAGCAGCAGCGCATGTTCCTTGAGCGCGAGCACTCTCTGCACCACTCTCACGAGATGGCCGAGAAG gAGGTTCTAGATAACTCCAGTAATGGCATCCCCCAGATCACTTATAATGGCCACAGTGCATCGCCCTGA
- the LOC136700538 gene encoding transmembrane protein 196 isoform X3 — MCTSRKIIWSLLVLSALELGLGVSSIALGAVALSRAHGNHKTQQGDASPFLVCGLCGMLCAKKRTGLVMILFSACCICGLIGGILNLQFVRALVKRPDAVRSLHLATMSLACLGISSCTLSTWLTCRLASSEQQRMFLEREHSLHHSHEMAEKEVLDNSSNGIPQITYNGHSASP; from the exons ATGTGCACCAGCCGCAAGATCATCTGGAGCCTGCTCGTGCTGTCGGCGCTCGAGCTGGGGCTCGGGGTGTCCAGCATCGCGCTCGGAGCCGTGGCGCTCAGCAGAGCGCACGGGAACCACAAGACCCAGCAGGGGGACGCGTCTCCG ttcctgGTGTGCGGCCTCTGTGGGATGCTGTGTGCAAAGAAAAGGACTGGCCTGGTT atgatACTATTTTCAGCCTGTTGTATCTGTGGTCTGATTGGAGGAATTCTGAACTTGCAGTTTGTCCGAGCGCTGGTCAAGCGCCCAGACGCGGTGAGGTCACTGCACCTCGCTACCATGTCTTTGGCGTGTTTGGGCATCAGCAGCTGCACACTGTCCACCTGGCTGACCTGCAGACTGGCCAGCAGCGAGCAGCAGCGCATGTTCCTTGAGCGCGAGCACTCTCTGCACCACTCTCACGAGATGGCCGAGAAG gAGGTTCTAGATAACTCCAGTAATGGCATCCCCCAGATCACTTATAATGGCCACAGTGCATCGCCCTGA
- the polr1f gene encoding DNA-directed RNA polymerase I subunit RPA43 isoform X1, whose amino-acid sequence MRQIANQNSAGRLHTEACYYQRSMANFQQPGASGDSPGILPSFAEACALVQSPYSCLVLDTRRRHILLSPFYLNKKRTGIQQELNTELLKYSNSVEGVPLAYDDIKVLGHRGDIFDDQGFIHLDIEASFVIFKPKIGQKLVGVINKISVGHVGCLVHGCFNACVVKPASLTPEQWRDSGLMVGSPLEFEVFQLDADVAGVLLIRGRLGKARVKELVASFSNSENLETEPATEPDATTTEELTEGSGASKPKKKKKKRDKEVDREEVEDLNGNRAVKEESIAVEIDSNNSKEKKKKKKDKTQEAIEELPLSTDLLNSDSSGYISDKINRKRKAKDSEGLQDNSDTPVSKKKKKTK is encoded by the exons ATGAGGcagatagccaatcagaattcAGCTGGCAGACTCCACACTGAGGCCTGTTACTACCAG AGGAGCATGGCGAACTTTCAGCAACCCGGAGCTAGCGGCGATTCTCCCGGGATATTACCGTCGTTCGCGGAGGCTTGCGCGCTCGTGCAGTCACCGTACTCGTGTCTCGTGTTGGACACGCGCCGCCGACACATTCTGCTGTCGCCATTTTACCTCAACAAGAAGAGAACAGGCATTCAGCAAGAGCTCAACACAGAGCTGCTCAAATACTCCAACAG TGTGGAAGGTGTGCCCCTGGCATACGACGACATTAAAGTTTTAGGACACCGCGGCGACATATTTGACGACCAGGGCTTCATCCACCTGGACATCGAGGCCTCTTTTGTGATCTTCAAACCAAAGATAGGACAAAAACTTGTG ggtgTCATAAACAAGATATCCGTTGGTCATGTGGGTTGCCTGGTGCATGGTTGCTTTAACGCCTGTGTGGTGAAGCCAGCTTCACTGACCCCTGAGCAGTGGAGGGACAGCGGCCTGATGGTGGGAAGTCCCCTGGAGTTTGAAGTGTTCCAGCTGGATGCTGATGTGGCAGGCGTCCTTCTCATCAGAGGAAGACTGGGAAAAGCCAG GGTTAAAGAACTGGTTGCATCATTTAGCAACAGTGAAAATTTGGAAACAGAACCAGCCACTGAACCGGACGCCACCACCACAGAAGAACTGACAGAAGGCTCCGGAGCGTCAAAAcccaagaagaaaaagaagaaaagggacAAAGAGGTGGACAGAGAGGAGGTGGAAGACCTGAACGGCAACCGGGCAGTCAAGGAGGAGAGTATCGCAGTGGAGATAGACTCTAATAATTctaaagaaaagaagaagaagaaaaaggacaAAACCCAGGAGGCCATTGAGGAGCTTCCATTATCCACGGATCTGTTAAACAGTGACTCTAGCGGGTACATCAGCGATAAAATCAACAGGAAGAGGAAAGCAAAGGACAGCGAGGGTCTTCAGGACAACTCTGACACGCCTGTgtccaaaaagaaaaagaagaccaagtga